The following nucleotide sequence is from bacterium.
GGCGAGCTCTATTGTGGGTTCTGATGCGGGTTCGCTGGCTGGAATAGGAGTAGGGTCGGGTTCAGGAGTCGGTCCGCCGGCTGGCGGAGGAGCTGGCTCTGGGGCGGGCTCGGATTCTGGCTCCGGTTCGATTGCGGGAACAGGAGTAGGTTCAGGAGCCGAGGCTGGAACTGGTGCTGCCGTGTCCTCTACAACAGGAGCTGACTCTTCTGGAGTAGAAGTCGCGTCAGGAACCGGATCGGCTGGCGGAGTCGGTTCCGGCGCCGAAATTACCTCCGGTTCGGCTATAGGAGTAACTTCTTCGGTAGCTACCTCCTCTCCAGACTCCGGACTAACAACTTCTTCTACTACCACAACATTCTGGTCATAAACCACCACCTCCCTAGTCGCAGTGGTCGTATTCCCATCGTTATCCGTAGCGGTATAAGTGATAGTGCTCGTACCAATCTCTGAAGTATTTATTTCTGCTCCAGAAACCTGCACTCCCAAATTGTTATCCTCATCGTCGGTTACCGTTGCGCCGAGGTCGTTGTAAGTCTCTCCGAGTTCAATCCGAGCAGGATTATTTCCGTTGATATTTATCACTGGAGCGCCCGGATTTTCCACCACATTAATCTGCACAGGCGCTTCCGGCTCATCAACCACTACCACCGGAGTTGTAGTAGCCGAGTAATACCCATCCTGTTTCGCAACTACCCAATAATGCACGGTGGTGCTGGCGGCAGGCTCTTTA
It contains:
- a CDS encoding DUF5011 domain-containing protein; translated protein: TNENGPIKPGDYLTSSASKPGFAMKATRSGITIGKALGEFNAAQGMVMVFIDVGYRQVGWTFDLEDTLPDGVLQGQATGTPNSFVINQHGSGDIMRLQENGDTRFLFRNDGSMEINARVDDDSTKELVVIKSNDAEVFTINSRGDVSISGVIRVKNNSFAGSIITDENGNAEIKFDYHLGTGKPSVQLTPEGDEFALAQIAKFIQDEAKNYTGFLLKAVGFENKEPAASTTVHYWVVAKQDGYYSATTTPVVVVDEPEAPVQINVVENPGAPVININGNNPARIELGETYNDLGATVTDDEDNNLGVQVSGAEINTSEIGTSTITYTATDNDGNTTTATREVVVYDQNVVVVEEVVSPESGEEVATEEVTPIAEPEVISAPEPTPPADPVPDATSTPEESAPVVEDTAAPVPASAPEPTPVPAIEPEPESEPAPEPAPPPAGGPTPEPDPTPIPASEPASEPTIELAPEPTSPPASEPPSGE